A window of Dromiciops gliroides isolate mDroGli1 chromosome X, mDroGli1.pri, whole genome shotgun sequence contains these coding sequences:
- the LOC122733955 gene encoding vacuole membrane protein 1-like: MANKPKWRRGDSRRMEPELLKAAFLEPNLQLSERTRLDWEVRQNIVLWKKPFLTLRYFLLEIMITLKRWIFGLCRCRSLLVSVVLLLIMLGTTYYMEGAHQEYVKYVEKKLLWCGYWVGLGILSSVGLGTGLHTFLLYLGPHIASVTLAAYECNTVNFPEPPYPDRIICPDNKGIEGSVTLWTILSKVRLEACMWGAGTAIGELPPYFMARAARLSGPEADDEEYEEYEEMLEECESRQDFVSWIKQAIQNLVKKVGFFGILACASIPNPLFDLAGIACGHFLVPFWTFFGATLIGKAIVKMHIQKLLVIMTFSKDIVERMVTLIGAVPTLGPSLQKPFQDYLEAQRLKLHHKSEIKNIPEKGNWISWVFEKLVVVMVSYFILSIINSMAQSYAKRTQQQMDSEEKMN; the protein is encoded by the coding sequence ATGGCGAACAAACCCAAATGGCGGAGGGGGGACTCCAGAAGGATGGAGCCTGAGCTGCTCAAGGCAGCCTTCCTGGAGCCAAATCTTCAGCTGAGCGAAAGGACGCGGCTGGACTGGGAGGTGAGGCAGAACATCGTCCTGTGGAAGAAGCCGTTCCTTACCTTGCGCTACTTCTTGCTGGAAATCATGATCACCTTGAAGAGGTGGATTTTTGGCCTGTGCCGGTGCCGAAGTCTCCTGGTGTCGGTGGTGCTTCTGCTCATCATGCTGGGGACGACCTATTACATGGAAGGCGCTCACCAGGAGTATGTGAAGTACGTGGAGAAAAAGCTGCTGTGGTGTGGCTACTGGGTGGGCCTAGGAATTCTCTCCTCTGTTGGCCTCGGAACAGGTCTCCATACTTTTCTGCTGTATCTGGGCCCTCACATTGCTTCCGTGACCTTGGCTGCTTATGAGTGCAATACTGTTAACTTCCCAGAGCCACCCTATCCCGATAGGATCATTTGCCCAGACAACAAAGGAATCGAAGGATCTGTCACTTTATGGACCATCCTCTCAAAGGTTAGGCTTGAAGCCTGCATGTGGGGTGCTGGCACAGCCATCGGAGAACTGCCCCCTTATTTCATGGCCAGGGCTGCCCGACTGTCAGGGCCTGAAGCTGATGATGAAGAGTATGAGGAGTATGAAGAGATGCTGGAAGAGTGTGAATCTCGTCAAGACTTTGTTTCCTGGATTAAGCAAGCCATACAGAATCTGGTCAAGAAGGTTGGGTTTTTTGGAATATTGGCCTGTGCTTCAATTCCGAATCCTCTATTTGATCTGGCAGGGATAGCCTGCGGACACTTCCTGGTTCCTTTTTGGACCTTCTTTGGAGCAACCCTCATTGGAAAAGCCATAGTGAAGATGCACATCCAGAAACTCTTAGTTATTATGACCTTCAGCAAAGACATCGTGGAACGGATGGTGACCCTCATTGGTGCTGTCCCCACTTTAGGTCCTTCTCTGCAGAAACCATTCCAAGATTACTTAGAGGCACAGAGGCTGAAGCTTCACCACAAAAGTGAGATAAAGAACATTCCAGAGAAAGGAAACTGGATATCCTGGGTGTTTGAGAAGCTGGTGGTTGTGATGGTGTCCTACTTCATATTGTCTATAATTAATTCCATGGCACAAAGCTATGCCAAACGTACCCAGCAGCAAATGgactcagaggaaaaaatgaattaa